The Lolium rigidum isolate FL_2022 chromosome 2, APGP_CSIRO_Lrig_0.1, whole genome shotgun sequence genomic interval GCTTTTTGATCCCTGCAAGCCTGAAGGGGTGCGGGATGCCCCCTATCCATGAAGTGCTCGAGCGTATCCCTGAAGTCTACAGAATATATACAGTACTGCTGTGTATACTTGGATTGGAGCTACAACATCTTAATTTTGCGACACGTCTCAGATCCACGCATGACCAGTATTATCCAGATCTCGATCTCAGATGCACGCACGCATGAACCATTTTTGAATATTGTCGGTTCTTAATTATTCTTGGTTGCCAATCTGAAGAACAGGTTTCAGCACTCGCCGGATCTCACAAACTGAGCGCAGCTCCCTCGATTATTCGCTCGCACAACTCAAACACAGGCAAACGCTAAGATAACAACAACagggaaagaaagaaagataCAGCAACGGCCACGCCGGATACCACGGATCCAACAGCACCACGAGATCTAGAGCTGGCCGCagtcggcgacgacgacgggcTTGGAGGTGGTGCCGCTGCGGGAGCCGACCTTCTCGATGGCCTGGACGACGTCCATGCCCTCCACGACCTTGCCGAAGACGACGTGCTTGCCGTCGAGCCAGTCGCAGGCGTCGGTGCAGAGGAAGAACTGGGAGCCGTTGGTGCCGGGCCCGGAGTTGGCCATGGAGAGGATGCCGGGGCCCGAGTGCGTGTGCACGAAGTTCTCGTCCGCGAACTTGGCGCCGTAGATGGACTCGCCGCCCGTGCCGTTCCCGGCGGTGAAGTCGCCGCCCTGGCACATGAAGCCCGGGATGACGCGGTGGAACTTGCTGCCCTTGTAGTGCAGCGGCTTGCCCGCCTTGCCGACGCCCTTCTCGCCGGTGCACAGAGCGCGGAAGTTCTCCGCGGTCCTCGGGACCTCCTTCGCGAACAGCTCCATCACCACGCGGCCCGCCGGCTGGGCGCCCACGGTCACATCGAAGAACACCTTCGGGTTCGTCGCCGCCATCTCGCTACGATACCTCGCCGGAATTGGAGGAGAAGGAGTTGTGCTAGTAGAGCTTGGATTTGGGTCTGTGGCGCTCCTATCTTGCGAGGGAGACGAGATAAGATTAAATAGGCGTGTGGGGCTGCTGGGGAGCCTTGCCTACGGTGACCGTTGGAGAGCATCTCCTACGGCATCTCTAGCAGGCTGATCGACGACCCAAAAGGCCAAAAGGTCCGTTTCTACCTGTTTAGGTCCGCCTGCGGACATGATGCGTCTGGTCGACTCGGATACTACGGTGGAGACGCCTGCGGTGGAACCTCCTAGCCATCCCATGCTGCCTATGGTGGCGCGTGCGGCGGCAGCGGTGGCAGGAAGGCTACGTGCTCCACCACCATTTGCGAAAGCTGGACGATGTCCTCCATCCCTAGCCATGACCATTTGGCCTCCTCGTCGGCCAATGACGCGGCCATTGCGGCCGTGGCCGCATCCTCGTCGTAGTTTTCCGGGAGAACCGCCTCCAGCTTGACGACAGCTGGAGGCACGTTATCTATCTCGTTGTCGTccacctcctcatcctcctcctcgtcattctCATAGAAGACCTCGTCTTCGTTGTCAAGAGTGTCGTCGCTAGGCATGATATCCCGGCGGCCGCGGATAACCCGGCGTGCCTCGTGCTACCAGGCGAGGAACACGCGCCAGTAATCGTCCCGCTGGTACACCTCATGGTGCTGCATCACCGCGATAGGCGTCGATCCGGCGGCGCATCTCCTGGCGCAGGGACTGCCGCTTCGTTGAAGGTGGCGGAACAGGGAGCCCCCC includes:
- the LOC124691661 gene encoding peptidyl-prolyl cis-trans isomerase-like → MAATNPKVFFDVTVGAQPAGRVVMELFAKEVPRTAENFRALCTGEKGVGKAGKPLHYKGSKFHRVIPGFMCQGGDFTAGNGTGGESIYGAKFADENFVHTHSGPGILSMANSGPGTNGSQFFLCTDACDWLDGKHVVFGKVVEGMDVVQAIEKVGSRSGTTSKPVVVADCGQL